The following coding sequences lie in one Monomorium pharaonis isolate MP-MQ-018 chromosome 1, ASM1337386v2, whole genome shotgun sequence genomic window:
- the LOC105833925 gene encoding uncharacterized protein LOC105833925, whose translation MLLNRQQTSECNDMTAINVDKTCSVLPISPQDRWKTSLLTNCDINKILERKFGSGKARLIDWRLESLDGIKGFLGQYYYLHIKARINSKTQSLRFFGKTPPPTHSPQFEFLQRYDTFNKEIMIYTDLMRRMGAGGSPKWMVECYLCKRNVIIVLEDASIDGYATLNKYIPYDEEHCVWLLRTLSRLHSRSLLLDERLRRESDRTIFDLYGQLLNEVLFVDGDDRSEKALTSGIIGFCAMVDELEELDDKGKIIVKRRITEWSRKMSQLLAPSKKYRNVICHRDIWSNNIMFRYDLTGNINGCYLIDLQFLRYCPPAIDFACCLYLTTDRNTRDRNFDSFARIYHDSFARGLAEEGLDVENCLPWTTFQKSYAEMRDVALVYAALNLQIMLLSNETATDYFCDSTEKLEQVLYGDKRGELVRYQCEKEPAYKMRIFEILHEIKDCLPEHPPNL comes from the coding sequence ATGTTGCTTAATAGACAACAGACAAGTGAATGTAACGATATGACGGCGATAAATGTCGACAAGACGTGCTCCGTGTTACCAATTTCTCCGCAAGATCGTTGGAAAACGTCTCTTTTGACGAATtgcgatattaataaaatattggaaCGCAAATTCGGTAGTGGAAAGGCTCGACTGATCGACTGGAGATTGGAGTCTCTCGATGGAATAAAAGGTTTCCTCGGCCAATACTATTATCTTCATATTAAGGCGCGAATCAATAGCAAGACGCAAAGTTTGCGGTTCTTTGGTAAAACTCCACCACCGACTCACAGCCCGCAGTTCGAATTTCTGCAACGGTATGACACGTTCAACAAAGAGATCATGATTTACACGGATTTGATGCGGCGAATGGGTGCGGGTGGATCCCCGAAATGGATGGTAGAGTGTTACCTTTGCAAACGAAATGTCATTATCGTTCTGGAGGACGCGTCGATAGATGGTTATGCTACGTTGAACAAATACATACCGTACGACGAAGAGCACTGCGTTTGGTTACTGAGAACTCTTTCAAGACTCCACTCGAGATCTCTGTTACTGGATGAAAGACTACGTCGGGAAAGCGATCGGACCATCTTCGATCTTTACGGACAACTGCTGAACGAGGTACTCTTTGTCGACGGGGACGATAGATCGGAGAAGGCTCTTACCTCTGGTATTATAGGCTTCTGTGCTATGGTCGATGAGCTTGAAGAACTCGATGATAAAGGGAAGATCATTGTTAAACGACGAATTACTGAGTGGTCTCGAAAAATGTCACAATTATTGGCACCATCGAAGAAATATAGAAACGTCATTTGTCATCGTGATATTTGGTCAAACAATATAATGTTCCGATACGACTTGACCGGCAATATAAACGGCTGTTACTTAATAGATTTGCAGTTTCTTCGCTACTGCCCTCCGGCTATCGACTTTGCGTGTTGCCTGTATCTAACTACCGATCGAAATACTAGAGATCGTAATTTCGACTCCTTTGCCAGAATTTATCATGATTCATTCGCACGAGGCCTGGCGGAAGAGGGTCTTGATGTGGAAAATTGTCTACCCTGGACGACATTTCAAAAGAGTTATGCAGAGATGCGAGACGTAGCGCTCGTTTATGCTGCGCTCAATCTACAAATAATGTTGCTATCCAATGAAACAGCCACGGATTATTTTTGTGATTCGACCGAAAAACTCGAGCAAGTTTTGTACGGGGACAAAAGAGGAGAGCTTGTGCGCTATCAATGCGAAAAAGAGCCGGCATATAAAATGCGTATCTTCGAGATTTTACATGAGATTAAGGATTGTCTACCTGAGCATCCACCAAATCTCTAA